TGTGAACTGACGAATGAAGACGGTTCTATGGCAAGACTTCCTGAAATCGTAGACTTTGCTATCAAAAAAGGGATGAGCGTAGTGACCATCGAAGACATTTATGCTTATCGTAAAATGGTGATGAGCAATTAAACGTAAATATTTTTAACGCACAGATTCGCCTGCTGATAGGATCAGCAGGCGTTTTTATTAAAAATTTAACTAAAAACAAATAAAATCAGCATTTTAATACTATTTTTTAATTATTTTTAACAAAAAAAATCTTGACTATGAAAAAATCTTTACTCCTTTTATTAGGAGCTTCTGCAATGTTTTCTGCGCAGATCACGCTTACAAAAGCAGCTAATGACCCTATTTCTGGAAACGTTATCAATTACAATCATGTAACCGGAGCCGTAAACAACTCCGCAACAGGAGCTAACACTACGTTTTCAAACGGAGGTCTTACAATGGGAGTTTCGTCAGTAACAACTTATTCTACTCCTACTTCTGCTGAAATAACAACATTTCCGGGTTCTACCATTAAAATGATAGACGGAACAACAACCATTTATTATAAAGCTTCTACAACTAAACTGGAAATTACAGGAATTGTAAATCCACAGCTTACTTTAAATTTCAGTGTAGATAATGGTACTTATAATAATTATCCTACCACTTATGGACCGGCACAAAACGATACAGCTAAAGGGACTTTCTCGTCATCTGTAGCCAACGGATTATTCAGCGGTACAATGACTGCCCAAGCTGATGCATATGGAACTCTGATTATAGGTAATCAAACATACAGTAATGTTCTTAGAGTAAAATATACGCAGAACCTTAGTCTATACGCATCTTTTGATGTTATTTATGCTAACCCTATCGGAACAGCTACCAATACGGCCTATGCTTATTATGATGCTTCTCACAGATATGCTCTGCTAAATTCTACAAGCGGAAATGTAAGTGTTCCATTGTTGAGTATCAACCAGACAGTAGCCACTGCATTAGCTTTAAACGAAGCATTTCTGGCAACCAGCAATACAGCAAGAAAAGAAAGCTTAGTAGTTTATCCTAACCCTGCACAGGACTTTATCGGTTTCAAAGGAAATACAGATAATTATTCCAAAGCAAATATTTACAGTCTGGATGGAAAACTGGTTAAAACATCAGATGTAAAATCCGGAAATATTCAAATCTCAGATCTTCCACCAGCGTCTTATTTTATAGAGATCAGTGGAAAAAATGCTACAGACACAAAGAATACAAAATTCATCAAGAAATAATAAAAAAATCCCGCTCAATTGAGCGGGATTTTTTTAGAAAGAAGCTGGAGTTGGAGGATGGAAGTTATTTCAGCCTAAGAACAAATACAGTTCAATTTTATTCTATTTTTCAGCTAAAAATCTGGTGTAATAGTTTACACAGCGTAAACTCCCTGCTTCCATCCTGTTTTATGATTAAAAAGTAGCAGCAGGAGCTGTTTCGTTGTTTAGCTTTCGCTGAATTTCTGTCTTTTTTCCTTTGGAGAAATCATAACTCAGTCCTAATATAAACATTGACTTATTATTCATAATCTGAGTATGAACTTTATAA
The window above is part of the Chryseobacterium sp. MA9 genome. Proteins encoded here:
- a CDS encoding T9SS type A sorting domain-containing protein, which encodes MKKSLLLLLGASAMFSAQITLTKAANDPISGNVINYNHVTGAVNNSATGANTTFSNGGLTMGVSSVTTYSTPTSAEITTFPGSTIKMIDGTTTIYYKASTTKLEITGIVNPQLTLNFSVDNGTYNNYPTTYGPAQNDTAKGTFSSSVANGLFSGTMTAQADAYGTLIIGNQTYSNVLRVKYTQNLSLYASFDVIYANPIGTATNTAYAYYDASHRYALLNSTSGNVSVPLLSINQTVATALALNEAFLATSNTARKESLVVYPNPAQDFIGFKGNTDNYSKANIYSLDGKLVKTSDVKSGNIQISDLPPASYFIEISGKNATDTKNTKFIKK